The window TGTTAATTGCGACAGAAGCGGGCGGCGAAGGAATCAACCTTCAGTTTTGTAACCAAATCATCAACTACGATCTTCCGTGGAACCCGATGCGTCTAGAACAGCGAATTGGACGTATCCACCGCCTTGGACAAGAGCGAGATGTCCACATTTACAATATGGCAACAAACGGAACCGTTGAGGAACATATCTTAAAGCTTTTATATGAAAAAATTCAGCTGTTTGAAAACGTCATTGGCGATCTAGATGATATTTTAACGCGAATAGATATCAAAGATGCCGAAACAGAACTACATCAGATTCTCTTTCAGCACGAATCAGACGGAGACATGAAAAAGAAATTAACCCAGTTTGCTTCCTATTTATCAGAAGCAAAAACACCACTTTTAGAAAAAAGACAGCAAGGCTCATAAAGGAGAGTTGATCAATGGAGCAGCGTGACATACATACCTTTCTTCTCCGTTTCTTTCAGGCAAATCAATGCGACATACTAGAAGAAAGTGCAGGACATATGACCGTACAACTAACCATCGATATGGATAAATTGATTATGAACCGCCCTTTTTATTGGCACTGGCTTGAAAAAACTGGTGGTGTACCAGAGCCGCGGCAATTGACCCTCATCACCGATCAAAAAAAAGTGGATGATACGATTGAGGGTGAATTTATCCACTTCGGCTCCCCTCGTTTATTTCAAATATTTGAAGCTGTCAAACAGCAGGGCCGTTTTATCCGTCTCTATGAACGAGTCACTCCGCTCACGAACAACCAGATCGCACTCGAGCCATGGCTTGGTCTCAATGTGAAAATTTCTTATCTCGCAGATCGAAAGAAGGATAAGCTTTTATCACTAGGACTTCATCTAATACGCGGAGAAGTCGTTGAACAATTTCAAGAAAAGCTGGAAACCCGTGAGCTGTCATCTCAAATTCCCGATTATTGCTTTACAATGAGTACAATGATCAAGCCAGAAAGCGGGGTCAAACGGCTCTATAGTCTAATGGAGCGTTACGCCCATGAGGAACCAGACAATTGGGCGGTGAGAGCTGTTCAAAAATGGAAAGAAGACACTGAACTTTTAAACCAATTTTATGAAGGGACTTCAGACACATCTGTAGAATATGAAATAGAAAGACAAGCACTCAAAACTTTATACGAACCAAAAATCAGTCTTACGATTGAAAATGGCGGACTTTTTTACTTACAGCAAAAAAGAGGAGGTTGACCCATAGGTCCCCTCCCTTTCATGTGACATACAATTTTCGATCAGCCAAAAGCAACGTTTGTCTGTTTGTATTGGGCGGAAAAATGACGCAAGCAAACTATGAGGTCTTACCACCTGTGTCTTTCCATTTCATGCGTTAAGTGCCTGAAATACATGATTCAGTATTTTAGGAGGGTATTTGTATGGAAAAGAAAACGAACATATTAGACAGTGAATGGGTTCAATTATTACTTGAAGCTCGTAAAGCAGGGCTAACAGTTGAAGAAGTCCGTCAATTCCTCAAATCAAGTGAAAAGTCCTCTGAGTCTCACCCTCTGGTAAGAAGTCATTCTATCAAACCTTTCTGAATGTGCTATAATATCGAAAGGAAGGTGATGACATTGATTGGCCAGCGTATTAAACAATACCGCAATGAAAAAGGCTACTCACTATCAGAACTGGCCGAAAAGGCTGGGGTAGCGAAGTCTTATTTAAGCTCAATAGAAAGAAACTTGCAAACAAACCCCTCCATTCAATTTCTTGAAAAAGTCTCCGCTGTTCTGGACGTCTCGGTTCATACACTGTTACACGAAAAAGATGAAACCGAATACGATGGTCAATTAGATAGTGAATGGGAAAAACTAGTTCGAGATGCAATGACATCAGGGGTTTCGAAAAAGCAATTTCGTGAATTTTTAGATTATCAAATCTGGAAAAAAAATCAAGAAGAGGAGTAAAGCGCACATTTTAGCGCATACTCCTCCAATTGCTATGCAGAGCTTGATATCAGTCTAAAGACTGGCTTTATTTTTTATCTTCGCTGTGTGCTTTTTCGTTTTCTTTCACGTAGCCTTTTTCATCCGTATGCTTTTTGGGATTGATCGTTAAACCATTCCACTGAGTCGCTTCGAAGGAAAGATCAATTTGAATCGCATCGCCTTGGTATTTATTTTGGATATAGTGACCAGCTTTATCCTTCGTCTGGT is drawn from Bacillus pumilus and contains these coding sequences:
- a CDS encoding YqhG family protein; translation: MEQRDIHTFLLRFFQANQCDILEESAGHMTVQLTIDMDKLIMNRPFYWHWLEKTGGVPEPRQLTLITDQKKVDDTIEGEFIHFGSPRLFQIFEAVKQQGRFIRLYERVTPLTNNQIALEPWLGLNVKISYLADRKKDKLLSLGLHLIRGEVVEQFQEKLETRELSSQIPDYCFTMSTMIKPESGVKRLYSLMERYAHEEPDNWAVRAVQKWKEDTELLNQFYEGTSDTSVEYEIERQALKTLYEPKISLTIENGGLFYLQQKRGG
- a CDS encoding anti-repressor SinI family protein, with the translated sequence MEKKTNILDSEWVQLLLEARKAGLTVEEVRQFLKSSEKSSESHPLVRSHSIKPF
- the sinR gene encoding transcriptional regulator SinR, with the protein product MIGQRIKQYRNEKGYSLSELAEKAGVAKSYLSSIERNLQTNPSIQFLEKVSAVLDVSVHTLLHEKDETEYDGQLDSEWEKLVRDAMTSGVSKKQFREFLDYQIWKKNQEEE